One genomic window of Hemibagrus wyckioides isolate EC202008001 unplaced genomic scaffold, SWU_Hwy_1.0 Contig8, whole genome shotgun sequence includes the following:
- the LOC131350693 gene encoding eukaryotic translation initiation factor 4 gamma 1-like, with product METEPNNTPEPAPVEVQPSEPHPSASPSNPKERKKYNREFLLRLRFVSASMHRPEGFPDIPGVVLDKQCELKKPNKITTSVSLNDDMQLDKAEKAWKPAMEKVPQRRR from the exons atGGAGACTGAGCCAAACAACACTCCTGAGCCTGCTCCTGTTGAGGTCCAGCCTTCAGAGCCTCATCCCTCTGCCTCTCCTAGTAAcccaaaagagaggaagaagtacAATCGGGAATTCCTGCTGCGTTTACGCTTCGTCAGTGCCAGCATGCACAGACCCGAGGGTTTTCCGGACATCCCCGGCGTCGTTCTGGACAAG CAGTGTGAGCTTAAAAAGCCAAACAAGATCACCACCAGCGTGTCTCTGAATGATGACATGCAACTGGACAAGGCTGAGAAAGCCTGGAAGCCGGCGATGGAAAAAGTCCCGCAGCGACGAAGATGA